The Lodderomyces elongisporus chromosome 6, complete sequence region aaaaaaaacaaaagagggACCAGACTTTGTGTAATGTTTGCCCTTggtttacaattttttttgcttgcGAATTAGCATCCTCAACAATAATGACTAATGttatcaaaacaaaactgcaaagacaaaagaataataacaatTCTTTCTATGGATTGTTTGAAAATCATGGTCCTGTTCagagtttgaaaagaaaggagaaTGTAAGATTGGGTTACTCTTTACAAAGTGGGTGAAAAGGATACAGATTGAAgagtggaaaaaaaagaaaacatttTTGGTGTGGAGTTTAGAAGCACATAATTTATTTCTCGCATAGAAAAttacaaacaacaaaacaacactCAAATGGATAACAGaaactcttttttggtGTATACTGTATTACgtgtatgtgtgttttctttctttctatttccaACTTTCTGCTTGAAATTTTTAGTTTAAACATAAAACATTTTTATCCAGCCTTCAATAGAAACAAGCCCATTACActatttttcaattaaaCTAAAGTACATCTTATTTTCTGTCTCTCTAATCTGTTCATCTATGTATCCTATTCCATATCTCATTTCTTagtattgtttttgaaagcTTATGATGGATGAAGCCTCAAAGCCCACGAAGCTTAAAAAGCTTCAACTTGCgcgcacacacacatacaaatacaCACACGctaacacaaacacacacagagGATTCTGACATCCGCATCCTCAATTAATACTGATTTTTTGCGCTACCAAACGAAACTTCTAGATAACTGATTTATTTCATCTGCGATGAGGCATTAAGGTTCTATAATGTTTCAAGTCCTAGCCAAGTTTTTTATCAAAACTCATTTTTCTAACATAAACACCATCTTTACTTCCCCTAAGTGCACTATTTTCCCCACCCTCTCCTTCGACATATTATGGCACCAAGATCTCAGTCAAAGAGTCAGCGTGAGCCTCTGAGAAAGAGGTCGAGAGAAGATGCAGACAATAGCAATGATACCAACGAAGATGCTGCGATTCAAGAAGTCGATGCCGATTTCGAAGAGGTTGCAGGTCTTCTTGGAACTGATATAGCCGACCCCGACCAAaagcagaaacagaaacaaagcaaagacGAAAAAAGATTACAAGAACTCACCAAGCCCAAGGTTTCTAACACTAGCGAGGCAGAGGCTGACGAGCCAGGTGTAAACTATTCATTTGAGAAGGCAGACTTTTCAGAGCCAACTATGAAAGCCATTAAGGAAATGGGTTTCCAAAAGATGACCAAAGTGCAAGCAAAGACGATCCCTCCTTTGCTTGCGGGACGTGATGTTTTGGGTGCAGCCAAGACCGGATCAGGAAAGACATTGGCATTTTTGCTTCCAGCAGTTGAACTTTTATATTCATTGAAGATTAAACCAAGAAACGGTACCGCTGTGATTATTATTACACCAACAAGGGAGTTGGCATTGCAAATCTTTGGAGTTGCAAGGCAGTTGATGGAATACCATTCACAGACTTGTGGTATTGTGATTGGAGGTGCAGATAGAAGACAAGAAGCCACAAAGCTAGCGAAAGGTGTCAATTTACTCGTGGCCACACCAGGGCGTCTTTTGGatcatttgaaaaacacTCAAGGATTCGTCTTTCTGAATTTGAAGGCCTTGGTGATTGATGAAGCCGATAGAATATTGGAGATTGGGTtcgaagaagaaatgaaacAGATTATAAAGATATTGCCTAACGAGGACAGACAAACAATGTTATTCTCAgcaacacaaacaacaaaagtcGAGGATCTTGCGCGAATTTCTTTGAGGCCTGGACCTTTGTACATCAATGTTGTTCCTGAAAAGGATGTTTCCACCGCAGACGGGTTGGAACAAGGATATGTTGTTTGTGACTCAGACAAGAGatttttgttgcttttttcctttttaaagagaaacatcaaaaagaagattatTGTGTTTTTGTCTTCGTGTAACAGTGTAAAGTTCTACAGTGAATTGCTCAACTATATCGATCTTCCTGTTTTGGACTTGCAcggaaagcaaaagcaacagAAACGAACAAATACGTTTTTCGAGTTTTGCAATGCCAAGCAAGGGATATTAGTATGTACAGATGTTGCAGCAAGAGGCTTGGATATCCCAGCTGTTGACTGGATTATCCAATTTGACCCACCAGATGACCCAAGAGATTACATCCACAGAGTCGGTAGAACTGCGAGAGGTACAGATGGAAAGGGTAAATCTTTGATGTTCCTTACACCATCAGAGTTGGGATTTTTGAGGTACCTTAAGGCCGCAAATGTGCCCTTGAATGAATACGAGTTCCCAGCCAACAAGATTGCCAATGTGCAGTCACAGTTGACTAAATTGATCAAGACAAATTACTTGTTACACCAATCTGCCAAGGATGGATATAGAGCATACTTGCAAGCTTACTCATCGCATAGTTTAAAGACAGTTTATcaaattgataaattggATTTGGTGAAAGTTGGTAAATCATTTGGATTTGATGTGCCACCAAAGGTTAACATCACCATCGGCGCAAGTGGAAAATcgattgaaaagaaacacaagaaacaaaagagagataGAAAGTAGATGTGTAAAATTTGCAAATAGcagcaaaataaaaaaaaacaaaaattaaaacaataaaaattaataagTAAATAAGTAAACAAGTAAACAAGTAAATGGAATTGTAAATGTAAAGAACagtagaaaagaagaggaagagacaGCCGCAAAGTGTTACATTGTAAATGTTGAAATGTAATAGATGGTACAATACTTCCCTTCGCTAATGAATGCTCTTTTTCGACTACAACGCGTTGATAATGCAGTCTgacatttttttgctctctctatctctctctctttcttttcacttttttcgtatttctcttttttcgcacttctccttcttttcctgtCTGTCATTTTCCCAAAAGTTGTTCTCATCAGACGCGTCAAAAAGAGACTAACTTCTTCTAATCCACCAATCCACCAATCCACCGTCTTTCCTAGCTTCTCTAGCTTCTCTAGCTTCTCTAGTTTCACAAGCTTCAGTTGATTCCGCATAaaacatatttattttagAGGCAACAAGGATGCCCAGTCAAAATCACATATTTCACAAATTGGACGACAAGCCAGTTCATAGGGCGGTGGCCGAAATACCAACAGAGTTTGAAAAGCGTAATGAGTTTTTTCTTAGTCCTACATCGCGGGAATATGATAAGCAGTACTTTTCAATGTATCAGTACCGATTAACACATCTAAAGAACCGCGTGACATCGAATGCGCTTAAGAAATGGGGCGACGGTGTGAAAACCATTGATGGACAAACAATCTACAAGCAAGACAAGATTCTTGATATCAAAAGCGGAAAACTATGTTGGGTTGTGGGTACCGTGTTTTGCGATGCCAAGTACAAATTGAATATATTGAACGACGTTGAAAAAGGTACGGATGATGTGCTACCACTTGTTCCAGTGAGTTATCTCGACGAAAACGATGAGCAGCCGGTCGTGATGTTGGAGGATGAGTCAGGAAGAGCTGTTTTGCACAATGAGGAGTTTTTGAATAGAAACTTATTGGTAACAGGATGCATTGTGGCTGTGTTGGGAATCGAAGTACAAGCAGGCATCTTTGAGATTATGGATGTGGCATACCCCGAGTGTGCTCCTCAAAAGCCTTTATCTCCACCACAGTCACGAGCCAAGAAAATAGCTATCGTGTCTGGGTTGAACATTGGGGCAGAAGGTGATTATGACTTGAAGATCGAACTCCTTAAGCAGTTTTTGCTTGGAGAGACGGGGTCCAGTAGCGACAGTGAATATAGTAGCAATATTGCGCGACTCATCATCGCAGGTGACTCCATTGAGCCAATCCGTGATGTGGCTGCAGAGGAGGACTTGAGAAATTTTGTTaccacaaacaattatGGTTCAAAAAACATTACAAAGTATACAACAGAGTCATTACAAAAGCTAGACAATTTTATTAATGAAGTTATTGTCAATCTCCCCATTTCAATAATGCCCGGGGATCATGACCCGTCTGAGATATGCATACCTCAGCAACCACTTCACAGATCTATATTCAAGAGCAGTCTGTCATTAGTTAGTGATGATCGTCTTGAAAGACTAACAAATCCTGTATGGCTCGAAATTGATGGAGTTAAAATCTTGGGCACAAGTGGACAGAATGTTAACGATGTCAAGAGATACATGACTAGAAGTACAGCGCAAGACTCAATGAAGATAATGAAGTCTAGCATGAGTTGGCAAAACTTTGTACCGACTGCTCCTGACACGTTATATTGTTACCCATATGACGACTATGACCCATTCATCTTTACGGATACTTTACCACACGTCTATTTTGCTGGGAACCAGACGAAATATGAGGCAGATACTTATACTTGTCCGGAATCAGGCTCAAAAGTGTCATTAGTATCGATTCCCGAATTCAAAACCACCGGCGAGTTTGTAGTTTTTGATTTAGGCACAATGCAGTCTGAAGTGGTGAAAGTGAAGATTACGTAGTTTGCATATGCATATTTAATGAATGTAAATGAATATTTTACTTGACAATCTGTTAGTCAAACTTTAGCTGCcaaatatttgtatttttttttttttgtttagctctttctttatttcttccctttttttttctctctcaaaACCCacatttgaagaaaaagaaatggaatTAAAGATAAACATAGATTAGAAAATTGCTACTCTTGAagcttttttctttagccACCAAAGCTATCTTCCGTTTCATAGTGGTGTAGTGGAGTTTGGTGATTCTGAAAGCAATAGCTGCAAAAAGTGTCCTTCCGTACAAACATTTGGTAGCACAGACTTAAAATACtcatgtacatggtacacgACTTTtaaaacacacaaaaatAAGATATaaatatgtgtgtgtgtgtgaatTTAATATAGTGAGATTAGGTGTTTTTCTCTGTACATTTTTGTATGTGCGCGCAAGGGttggaggaaaaaaaaataaagaaaaaaaaaaacaaaaaaaaagagggagagagggagaaagagagaaagagagagagagctAAAAGAAAGCATAGATTTGCTTATTCGAAATTGTTTGATTGGCTACTTGCAATACTGAAGCTTCTCTTGCCTTAATTTATTGGTACCAttacatatatgtatatacatctTTTTA contains the following coding sequences:
- the HAS1 gene encoding ATP-dependent RNA helicase (BUSCO:EOG09261F73): MAPRSQSKSQREPSRKRSREDADNSNDTNEDAAIQEVDADFEEVAGLLGTDIADPDQKQKQKQSKDEKRLQELTKPKVSNTSEAEADEPGVNYSFEKADFSEPTMKAIKEMGFQKMTKVQAKTIPPLLAGRDVLGAAKTGSGKTLAFLLPAVELLYSLKIKPRNGTAVIIITPTRELALQIFGVARQLMEYHSQTCGIVIGGADRRQEATKLAKGVNLLVATPGRLLDHLKNTQGFVFSNLKALVIDEADRILEIGFEEEMKQIIKILPNEDRQTMLFSATQTTKVEDLARISLRPGPLYINVVPEKDVSTADGLEQGYVVCDSDKRFLLLFSFLKRNIKKKIIVFLSSCNSVKFYSELLNYIDLPVLDLHGKQKQQKRTNTFFEFCNAKQGILVCTDVAARGLDIPAVDWIIQFDPPDDPRDYIHRVGRTARGTDGKGKSLMFLTPSELGFLRYLKAANVPLNEYEFPANKIANVQSQLTKLIKTNYLLHQSAKDGYRAYLQAYSSHSLKTVYQIDKLDLVKVGKSFGFDVPPKVNITIGASGKSIEKKHKKQKRDRK
- the cdc1 gene encoding DNA polymerase delta small subunit Cdc1 (BUSCO:EOG09263CUU), coding for MPSQNHIFHKLDDKPVHRAVAEIPTEFEKRNEFFLSPTSREYDKQYFSMYQYRLTHLKNRVTSNALKKWGDGVKTIDGQTIYKQDKILDIKSGKLCWVVGTVFCDAKYKLNILNDVEKGTDDVLPLVPVSYLDENDEQPVVMLEDESGRAVLHNEEFLNRNLLVTGCIVAVLGIEVQAGIFEIMDVAYPECAPQKPLSPPQSRAKKIAIVSGLNIGAEGDYDLKIELLKQFLLGETGSSSDSEYSSNIARLIIAGDSIEPIRDVAAEEDLRNFVTTNNYGSKNITKYTTESLQKLDNFINEVIVNLPISIMPGDHDPSEICIPQQPLHRSIFKSSSSLVSDDRLERLTNPVWLEIDGVKILGTSGQNVNDVKRYMTRSTAQDSMKIMKSSMSWQNFVPTAPDTLYCYPYDDYDPFIFTDTLPHVYFAGNQTKYEADTYTCPESGSKVSLVSIPEFKTTGEFVVFDLGTMQSEVVKVKIT